In Chloroflexota bacterium, one genomic interval encodes:
- a CDS encoding 4Fe-4S dicluster domain-containing protein, with translation MLPNTRGRRRRWPASSATTRLGRCAMPKGMFVDTSICIGCKACQVACKEWNELGGEPEDFREVEGRLKAVNFTGNSYDNTGRLTATNWRHVRFIERGSSLEGNMAWYMMSDSCKHCAQAGCLEVCPTHALRRTDLGNVVVDQDVCNGCRACVAACPFGVISYNKQTGRVNKCTLCDDRISQGLETACAKACPTDSIVFGEVDELRVSARQRVETLKSLGHTKAQLYGDTDVLGGLNVFYLLLDDPEVYGQPVNPQLPQRNLVSGSLWSIGSALVLGLSALIAFRSRRNGVTAKEA, from the coding sequence ATGTTGCCCAATACAAGGGGCCGACGACGACGCTGGCCAGCCTCCAGTGCAACGACTCGCTTGGGGAGGTGTGCAATGCCTAAGGGAATGTTCGTTGACACTTCCATCTGCATTGGCTGTAAAGCCTGTCAGGTGGCTTGCAAGGAATGGAACGAACTCGGCGGCGAGCCGGAGGACTTCCGGGAAGTAGAGGGCCGGCTCAAGGCCGTCAACTTCACCGGCAACTCCTACGATAACACCGGCCGGCTCACTGCCACCAACTGGCGGCACGTGCGCTTCATCGAACGCGGCTCGTCACTCGAAGGCAACATGGCCTGGTACATGATGAGCGACTCGTGCAAGCATTGCGCTCAGGCCGGTTGCCTGGAAGTCTGCCCGACCCACGCCTTGCGGCGCACCGACCTGGGCAACGTGGTAGTGGACCAGGACGTATGCAATGGCTGTCGGGCTTGCGTCGCCGCCTGTCCGTTCGGTGTGATCAGCTACAACAAGCAGACGGGCCGGGTGAACAAATGCACGTTGTGCGACGACCGCATCAGCCAGGGGCTGGAGACGGCCTGCGCCAAAGCCTGCCCGACCGACTCTATCGTCTTCGGCGAAGTGGATGAACTGCGCGTCAGCGCCCGCCAGCGGGTGGAGACGCTGAAATCGCTCGGCCACACCAAAGCGCAGTTGTACGGCGACACTGACGTGCTGGGCGGGTTGAACGTGTTCTATCTCCTGCTCGACGACCCCGAAGTGTACGGCCAGCCGGTCAACCCACAACTGCCTCAGAGAAACCTGGTCTCCGGCTCGTTGTGGAGCATCGGCAGTGCACTCGTGCTGGGCCTCTCGGCCCTCATCGCCTTCCGGTCACGCCGGAACGGCGTCACAGCAAAGGAGGCCTAG
- the nrfD gene encoding polysulfide reductase NrfD, protein MPGELQIPNWEWWIVVYFFVGGIAGGAYFTSAIIELVGRPEDRPIARMGYYIAFPLSLVSAVALIADLGSPARFWHMVVYSRTFLPMPKWDSPVSVGAYALLFFGGFSFLSFLDALVETGRLPWAPFREKYSGMPRMIYSILGGLNGFFLASYTGVLLAHTQLPAWADTPLLGALFVASGASTGMAAIALGLALTPQGVDIGESWAKLKQADNMAMILEIALLVVMLVWLGSAAAPLLSGLNGILLIGGALLVGLIVPLAMQFRAGFQGVKASANVTLVTSLLILVGGFIMRTVIVMAPQGLL, encoded by the coding sequence ATGCCCGGTGAACTGCAAATCCCTAATTGGGAATGGTGGATCGTCGTCTACTTCTTCGTCGGCGGCATCGCGGGCGGGGCCTACTTCACCTCGGCCATCATCGAGTTGGTTGGCCGACCCGAAGACCGGCCCATCGCCCGCATGGGCTACTACATCGCCTTCCCCCTCTCGCTGGTCTCTGCGGTAGCCCTCATTGCCGACCTGGGAAGCCCGGCACGATTTTGGCACATGGTTGTCTATAGCAGGACGTTCCTGCCCATGCCAAAATGGGACTCGCCGGTCTCGGTCGGCGCGTACGCCCTGCTGTTCTTCGGCGGGTTCAGCTTCCTGTCGTTCCTCGACGCGCTGGTGGAGACGGGCCGCCTGCCCTGGGCACCCTTCCGCGAGAAGTATTCCGGTATGCCGCGCATGATCTACTCGATCCTCGGCGGGCTGAACGGATTCTTCCTCGCCTCGTACACCGGCGTCCTGCTGGCTCATACCCAATTGCCGGCCTGGGCGGACACGCCCCTGCTCGGCGCGCTCTTCGTCGCCTCCGGGGCCTCCACCGGCATGGCCGCCATCGCCCTCGGTCTGGCGCTAACCCCGCAGGGAGTGGACATAGGCGAGTCGTGGGCGAAGCTCAAGCAGGCCGACAACATGGCGATGATCCTGGAGATCGCCTTGCTGGTTGTGATGCTCGTCTGGCTGGGGAGCGCCGCCGCGCCTCTCCTCAGCGGGCTGAACGGCATCCTGCTGATCGGCGGCGCATTGCTGGTCGGGCTGATCGTCCCGCTAGCGATGCAGTTCCGCGCCGGTTTCCAGGGCGTCAAGGCCAGTGCCAACGTCACGCTAGTGACGTCGCTCCTGATCCTGGTGGGGGGCTTCATCATGCGGACGGTGATCGTGATGGCCCCGCAAGGGCTGTTGTAG